The sequence CAGAGGAAGAGCTGCTGAGGCTGGCCCTCGCCGGAGAGGAAGAGGGCGGCGCGCAGCAGCGGCGCCTCGGAGAGGCGGAAGGAGGCCTGCAGACGCGAGGCCTCTTCACGCAGGGCCGCGGGCCGCTCGGCGGCGGGCATCGCGGAGAGGTCGTGCACGTGCAGCGGCACTGTCAGTTGCTCGGAGGCGGCGTGCTCCTGGTGCCAGGCGCCGTCCCGCCGCGTCAGGTGCAGGCGGAGCGCGTCGTGGTGGGAGACGAGGGCCTCGAGGGCGCGCTGGAGCAGCGGCGCCTGGAGGGTCTGACGCGTCCGCAGCAGCACGGCCTGGTTGAAGTGGTGGGCGTGCTCCGGGTCGTGATGCAGCAGGTGGAGCTGGATGGGGGTGAGGGGCACCGGGCCGGATGCGGGGCCCTGCGCTTCCGTAGAGGTGGAGGCGGTCTTCGCCACCTGCGCGAGCTGGGCCACCGTCTGGTGCTGGAAGAGCTCCCGCGCCGACAGCAGCAGTCCGGCCTGACGGGCCCGGGCCACCACCTGGAGGCTGATGATGGAGTCGCCGCCCAGCGCGAAGAAGTTGTCGTGGATGCCCACGCGGGGCACACCGAGCAGCGCGCTCCAGATGGAGGCCAGCCGCTCCTCCACCTCGTTGCGCGGCGCCACGAAGGCACCGCCGGAGGCCAGCTGCGTCGCGGCGGGCGCGGGCAGGGCCTTCCTGTCCAGCTTGCCGTTGGGGTTGAGGGGCAGGGCCTCCAGGCGGACGAAGGCCGAGGGCACCATGTACTCGGGCAGCGTTTGCGTCAGCAGCGAGCGCAGCGCGGCGGTGTCGAGCGACTGGCCCTCGCGCGCCACGAGGTACGCGACGAGGCGCCTGTCACCCGGAGCGTCCTCGCGCACCACGGCCGCCACCTCGCGCACCGCGGGGTGGTGCAGCAGGGCGGACTCCACCTCGCCCAGCTCGATACGGAAGCCGCGCAGCTTCACCTGGGAGTCGATGCGCCCCAGGAAGTCCAGCGTGCCGTCGGCCAGGAAGCGCACGCGGTCGCCGGTGCCGTAGAGCCTCTGGCCGGGCCGGGCCCCGAAGGGGTCCGGGATGAAGCGCTCGGCGGTGAGCTCGGGCCGGTCCAGGTAGCCGCGGGTGATGCCGGCGCCGCCGAGGTAGAGCTGGCCGGGCACGCCCGCGGGCACGGGCCGCAGCGCCTCGTCCAGCACGTACACGGAGACGTCGCGGATGGGGCGGCCGATGGACACGCGCGAGGCGGGGCCGTTGGCGGCGAGGCGCTGCACGGTGGCCCACACGCTGTTCTCAGTGGGGCCGTACTCGTTGTGCAGCTCGGCGCCGGGCACCAGGGCGTGGTGCTGCTGCACCAGCGCGGCCGGGCACGACTCACCGGCGACGATGGCCGCGCGCAGCGTGCCCAGCTCACCGGACCGGGCCTGCTCCAGCAGCACCCGGTAGAAGGAGGGCACGGTGAGCAGGTGCGAGACGCGCTCGCGGGCGATGAGCGCTGTGAGGGCGTGCAGGTCCTGCTGGGTGTCGCCCTCGGGCAGCACCAGGGTGCCGCCCTCGCACAGGCTCCAGAAGATGCCGGCCACGGAGCTGTCGAAGGCGATGGAGGACAGCAGCAGGTAGGCCGAGGGCGGAGCGCCGTAGTGCGCGTTGCGCGCCCGCGTGGAGTGCACGAGGTTGCGGTGGCTGACCACCACGCCCTTGGGCCGGCCGGTGCTGCCGGAGGTGTAGATGACGTAGGCGGCGCTGTCGGGCGACTGCGCGGAGGCGAGCGGCGCGTCGGAAAGGACAGAGATGGCCGCGGCGTCCGCGTCCAGGCACACCACGGGGCACGGGGAGGAGGCGAAGAGCTCCTTCAGCGGGCCACAGGTGACGAGCACGCGGGGCCGGGAGTCCTCCACGAGGAGCGCCAGGCGCTCGCGCGGGTAGGCCGGGTCCAACGGCACGTAGGCGCCGCCGGCCTCGAGGATGGCGAGCAGGGCCACCACCATCTCGGGCGAGCGCTCCACGCACAGCGCGACGCGCACCTCGGGGCCCACGCCCAGCGAGCGCAGGTGGCGGGCGAGCCGGTGCGACTGGCGCGAGAGCTCGCCGTAGGTGAGTGCCCGCTCGCCGCACACCACGGCCCGTGCGTCCGGGGCGCGCGAGGTCGCGGCGGCCACGAGCTCCTGGACGAGGACGTCGTGGGTGAGGCCGGAGGGGGTGCTCCCACTCCACTGCTCGAGCAGGAGCTGGCGCTCCCCCTCGGTGAGCAGCGAGAGGCTGTCGAGCGGAGCCTCGGGCCGGGCCACCGCGGCCTCCAGCAGCACGCGCAGGTGCTGGACCAGGCGCTTGCCGGTGCTCTCGTCGAAGAGGTCCGTGTTGTACGCGAGGCCGCCGGCGAGCCCGCCGTCGGCGAGGAAGCCCACGTCCAGGTGGAGCTCGAACTTGGCCACGCCGGCGTCCACCGGCAGGGGCTCCAGGGTGAGGGCCGCCTCGTGCAGGGTGGGCACGAGCGTGTCCTGCAGGGAGAACATGGCCTGGAAGAGCGGAGTGCGGCTGAGGTCGCGCACCGGCTGCAGCTCGTCCACCAGCTTCTCGAAGGGCACGTCCTGGTGCTCGTAGGCGCCGAGCGTCGTCTCACGCACCTGGGCCAGCAGCGCGCGGAAGGAGCCGCCCGTGCGCACGTGCGAGCGCAGCACGAGGGTGTTGGCGAAGAAGCCGATGAGGCCCTCGAGCCCGGCGTGGCGGCGGTTGGCGATGGGCGTGCCGACGCTGACGTCCTCCTGGCCGGAGTAGCGCGCGAGCAGCGTCTGGAAGGCGGCCAGCAGCAGCATGAAGGGCGTGACGCCCTCGCGCTGGCAGAGGGCCTTCACGGACTCCATCAGCTCCCGAGGCAGCGCCACGGGAAGGGTGGCGCCGCGCGAGGAGAGCACCGGCGGCCGGGGCCTGTCGGTGGGCAGCTCCAGCGCCTCGGGCGCTCCGGAGAGCTGGCGCTTCCAGTAGTCGAGCTGGGTGTTCAGCACGTCGCCCCGGAGCCACTCGCGCTGCCAGAGCGCGTAGTCCGCGTACCGCAGGGGCAGCTCGGGCAGGGGCGAGGCCTGGCCCTGGCGGAAGGCCCCGTAGAGGGCCGCCAGCTCCCGCACCAGCACGCCCAGGGACCAGCCGTCGGAGACGGTGTGGTGCATGCACAGCAGCAGCACGTGCTCCGTCTCCGAGAGCCGCAGCAGCGTGGTGCGCAGCAGCGGGCCGGTGGACAAGTCGAAGCCGGACTGCGCGTCCTCGCGGGCGAGCCGGAGGGCCTCGGCCTCGCGCTGCTCGGGGGACAGGTGCGTCAGGTCCACCACGGGCAGGGGCCGCGCGGTGGCGGGCGCGATGACCTGGACGGGCTGGCCCGCCTCGGAGGGGAAGGTGGTGCGCAGCGGCTCGTGGCGACGCACCAGCTCGTCGAAGCTCCGCTGGAGGGCCGGCGTGTCCAGGGGGCCCTGGAGCCGCACGGCGGCGGGCATGTTGTACGTGGCCGTGCCCGGGGTGAGCTGCTCGAGGAACCACAGCCGCTGCTGAGCGAAGGACAGGGGCGGCGGGCCCGAGCGCTCCACGCGGCGCGGAGCCGGCAGGCCCGAGGTGGCTCCCTGGCGGGCGGCGTCCAGCCGGGCCGCGAGCGCCTCCAGGGTGGGGGCCTCGAAGAGCGCGCGCAGGGGCAGCTCCACGCCGAAGGCGGAGCGGACGCGGGCCATGACCTGGGTGGCCAGCAGCGAGTGGCCACCGAGGGCGAAGAAGTCATCCTGGCGGCCCACGCGGGGCACCAGCAGCACCTGCGCCCAGAGGGTGGCCAGCAGCTCCTCGGTGGCGGTGCGCGGCGGCGTGTACTCGTGGGCAGACGCGAGCCCGGAGCCTTCCGGCACGGGCAGCTGCTTGCGGTCCACCTTGCCGTTGGGCGTCTGCGGGAAGGCCTCCATCGGCACGAAGGCCGAGGGCACCATGTACTCGGGCAGCTTCTGCTTCACGAGCGCGCGCAGGGCGGCGATGTCCAGCACCTCGCCGTCGCGCGGCACCACGTACGCCACGAGCCGCTTGTCTCCGGGCACGTCCTCGCGCGCCATGGCCGTCACGGCCCGCACGGAGGGGTGCTGGAGCAGCACGGACTCCACCTCGCCCAGCTCGATACGGAAGCCGCGCAGCTTGACCTGGAAGTCGATGCGGCCCAGGAACTCGAGCTGGCCGTCGGCGCGCCAGTACACCCTGTCACCGGTGCGGTAGAGGCGCGCGCCCGGCTCGGTGGAGAACGCGTCGGGCACGAAGCGCTCGGCGGTGAGCTCGGGGCGGCCGAAGTAGCCGCGGGCCAGGCCCAGGCCGCCCAGGTACAGCTCTCCGGGCACGCCGACGGGCACCGGGCGCAACCGTGCGTCGAGCACGTAGGCCTGGGTGCCGGGCAGCGGGCGGCCGATGTGCGGCGTCGCCGTCTCGCCGGCCGCGACGGCCGTCCAGGTGGAGTAGGTGGTGTCCTCGGTGGGGCCGTAGAGGTTGTAGAGCACCTTCACCGAGGCCGCGGCGTGGATGCCCTGCGCCAGGGGCGCGGTGAGCGGCTCGCCGCACAGGTTGACGGTGTGCACCGTGTGGGGCACGGCGCGCTGGCGCACCAGCTCGGCCATGGCCGACGGCACGGTGTTGATGAGCGTCACCTCGGAGACGGCGGGCAGCGACGGCAGGGCCAGCGCGGTGTCCGCCAGGTAGATGCAGCCGCCGCACGCCGGAGGCACGAACAGCTCGAAGACGGACAGGTCGAAGCAGACGGAGGTGGAGGCCAGCACGCCGGCGAGCTGCGCCGGGGTGAAGGTGTCGAGCGCCCAGCGCACGAAGGCCACCGCGCTGCGATGCTCCAGCGCCACGCCCTTGGGGCGGCCGGTGGAGCCGGAGGTGTAGAGGATGTACGCGAGGTCCCCCGTCCCGTTGAGGCACGGCGGGCGCGAGCCGGGGTGCTGCTCGAAGGCGCCGGGCTCGTCGAGCAGCACGAGCGTGGGAGCGTTGAGCTCACGCGCCAGCGGCACCAGCGAGCGCTGCGTGAGCAGCAGCGGGCTGCGCGAGTCCTCGAGGGTGAAGGCGAGCCGCTGCGTGGGGTACGTCGGGTCCAACGGCATGTACGCGCCGCCGGCCTTGAGGATGGCGAAGAGGGCCACCGGGAGCAGCTCGGTGCGCTCCAGGCACAGGGCCACGGGGACGCCGGGGCCCACGCCCAGCGAGCGCAGGTGCCAGGCGAGCCGGTTGGCGCGCTCGTCGAGCTCGCGGTACGTGAGGCGCCGGGTGCCCACGACGAGCACGGTGGCGTCCGGGGTGCGCTCCACCTGGCGCTCGAAGAGCTGGTGCAGGGCCACGTCCACGACGGGAGCCGGCAGGGCGCGGTTCCACGTCTCCACCACCAGGCGCTGCTCGGCCTCGGGCAGCAGGGGCAGCTCGGACAGGGGCGCCTCGGGGTGGGCGAGCACCCCGTCCAGCAACACGCCCAGGTGCTGCACCATGCGGGCCGCGGTGGCGGCGTCGTACAGGCTGGTGGCGTACTCCAGCGAGCCCACCAGTCCCTCTGCCGACTCCGCGAGCTGCAGCGTCAAATCATACTTGGCCGAGTGGCTCTCCAGCTCCACGCCGCGCAGCGAGAGGCCCGGCACGCGGAAGCCCGGGAGCGGGTCCGGGTGGAGGATGAGCATCACCTGGAAGAGCGGGCTGCGGCTCATGTCGCGCACGGGCTGCAGCGTCTCCACCAGCTTCTCGAAGGGCACCTCCTGGTGGGCATAGGCGCCCAGCGTCACGTCGCGCACCCGCGCGAGCAGCTCGCGGAAGGAGGGGTTGCCGTCCAGCCGGGTGCGCAGCACCAGGTTGTTGACGAAGAAGCCGATGAGGCCCTCCGTCTCGGCGCGGCCGCGGCCGGCGATGGGCGAGCCGATGCTGAGGTCGTCCTGGCCGGAGTAGCGGTGCAGCAGTGTCTGGAAGGCGGCCAGCAGCAGCATGAAGGGCGTGACGCCCTCACGCCGCGCGAGCGCCTGGAGCTTCTCCCACTGCTCGTGTGACACCCGCACCGGGTGGCTGGCGCCGCGCGAGTCCTGCACGGGCGGACGGGCCCTGTCGGTGGGCAGCTCCAACTGGGCGGGCGCTCCGGCGAGCTGCTTCTTCCAATACGCGAGCTGGGCGTCCAGCACCTCGCCCTGGAGCCGCTGGCGCTGCCAGAGGGTGTAATCCGCGTACTGCACGGGCAGCGCGGGCAGGGGCGAGGGCCGGCCCTGGGAGAAGGCCTCGTAGAGCGCGGCGACCTCGCGCACCAGCACGCCCATGGACCAGCCGTCGGAGACGATGTGGTGCATGCACAGCACCAGCACGTGCTCGCTGTCCGAGAGCCGCAGCAGGGTGGTGCGCAGCAGCGGGCCGTGGTCGAGGTCGAAGGGGCGCAGCGCCTCCTGGTACGTCCGGCGCAGCACTTCGGCGTCGCGCTCCTGCGTGGGCAGGGCGCTCAGGTCCACCCGTCCCAGCGTCACGGCGCCCGCGTCCGCCACGTGCTGCACGGGGTGCTCGTGTCCGGGCTGGAAGGTGGTGCGCAGCGACTCATGGCGCCGCACCACCTCGGTGAAGCAGCGCTCGAGGGCCGCGGCGTCCAGCGTGCCCTCCAGCCGCACGGCGGCGGGAAGGTTGTAGCGCGGGCTGCCCGGCTCGAGCTGCTCCAGGAACCACAGCCGCTGCTGGGCGAAGGACAGCGGCAGCGGCCGCTCACGGGCCTCCGCCGTCCGGGGGGCCAGCGCGTCCATGCGCGCGCCCTCCCACAGCCGCTGCGCCAGGCCCGCCAGGGTGGGCCCGCTCAGCAGCGCCTCCATGGGCAGGGCCACGCCCAGGCCCTTCTCCACCTCGTACGTCACCTCCACCGCGGCCAGCGAGTCCACGCCGTAGCGCGTGAGGGGCTCGTTCCGCTCCAGCTCCTCCGGGGCCACCTTCAGCCGCTGGGCCAGCCGCGTGCGCAGCCACTGCTCCAGCGCCTCGAGCGTCTGGGGCCGGGCCTCCTCCACCGCCGCGGGCGAGGGCCGCGCGGAGGCCGGGGCGTCCGCATCCCGCCGCGCCTCCCACGTCTCCACGACGCGCAGCTCCCCGGCCAGCCAGGCCGCCCGGGTGGCACGCCGCTGAATCTTCCCGCTGGACGTCTTGGGAAGGTTGCCCGGCTCGATGAGCACCAGGGCGTGCAACTGCAGCTCGTGCGCCTCCGCCACGCGCTGGCGCACCTCGCGCACCACCGCGTCCATCTCCAGCGGCTGGCGGCGCGTGTCCGCCTCGTACACCAGCACCAGCCGCTCCTCGCCCTCCTGCTCCACCGAGAAGGCCGCGCCGCAGCCGGCCCGCAGCGCGCGGCTGGACTGCTCCGCCGTCAGCTCGAGGTCCTGCGGGTGGTGGTTGCGCCCTCGGATGATGATGAGGTCCTTCAGGCGGCCGGTGACGAAGAGCTGGCCGTCCTGGAGGAAGCCCTGGTCTCCGGTGCGCAGGAAGGGCCCCGCGCCATCCGCCGTCCGCGCGTGGAAGTCGCGTTGGGTGTCCTCGGGGCGGGCCCAGTAGCCGCGGGCCACGCTCGGGCCCTTCACCCAGACCTCACCCACCTCCCCGGGCGCGCAGCGCACGTGCCGCTCCGGGTGGACGACGAGCAGCTCCTGCTCCTGGAGCGTCCGGCCGCAGCCCACCAGCGTCTGGGCCCCGGCTTGCGTGGGCTCCGCCGGCACCACACGGCCCTCGCGCAGCCGCTCCGCGTCCAGCGGCTGGAGCACGGTGGGCGCGCCCACGTCTCCACCCGAGACGATGAGCGTGGCCTCGGCGAGGCCGTAGCACGGATAGAAGGCCTCGCGGCGGAAGCCGCTGCACGCGAAGGCCTGCGCGAAGCGCTCGAGCGTCTCGGGGCGGATGGGCTCGGCGCCGCAGAAGGCGACTTCCCAGCGGCTCAAGTCCAACGCGGCGCGCTCGGCCTCGGTCGTCTTGCGCACGCACAGGTCGAAGGCGAAGTTGGGCCCGCCGCTGATGGTGCCCCCGGTGCGCGACAGCTCCTCCAGCCAGCGCAGCGGGCGGCGCAGGAAGGTCATCGGCGACATCAGCGAGGTGGAGAAGCCCCCGTACACCGTGCCGAGGATTCCGCCGATGAGCCCCATGTCATGGTACGGCGGCAGCCAGATGACGCCCGCGCTGCCCTCGTGCATCCGGAACGCGCCGTGGATGAGCTTCAGGTTGTGGAGCAGGTTGCCGTGACTGAGCTCCACGCCCTTGGGCGTGCCCGTGGAGCCGGAGGTGTACTGGAGGAAGGCGAGCGAGTCGCGCTCCAGCTCCGGCCGCTTCCAGCCTTCTTCCGTCCCCTCCGCCAGCTCGTCCGTGGCCAGCCAGCGCAGCGCCTTCAGGTCCGGCGCCGTCTCGAAGAGCATCTCTCCCATGGAGAGGATGAACGAGGTGGTGAGCACCACCGTGGCCTGGGCGTCCTGGATGATGGCGCGCAGGCGCGGCAGCGTGCGCTCCAGCCGGGTGGGGTCTGGCGGATAGGCGGGCACCGCCACCACTCCCGCGGCCATGCAGCCGAAGAAGCCGGCCACGTACTCCAGCCCCGGTGGGTAGAGCAGCACCGCGCGCTCGCCGGCCGCCGTCACCTGCTGCAGCGCCGCGCCGATGCGCCGCGCACGGCGCAGCAACTCGGCGTTGCTGAGCACCGTCTCGTCTCCAGGAGAGTCCTCGACGAAGGTGAAGAGAGGCGACTCGCGGCGTGACTCGGCACGCTCCTCCAGCAACTCCAGCAGCGTGCGTGCCTGGGAGGCGGAAGCAGACAGCGACAGCTTCATGTCGGGAGAACCTCAGAGACGACTGGTGACGGCTCCGCCCCCGTAAGGGGGCGAGCTCAAAGGTGAAAAAAGTCTTGGAATGGTCTAGACGAGTGCCGTCTTTCGAGCATTATCAGTAAAAACAGCTAGAGCGTCCAGACACACCGACAGTGATTTTCCAGCCAGGCTTGACGCGGCTGCTCGGTGCCGGCCGCTGGAGATGTGGGGCGAATGAGACCGCTGCGAAGGGGTTGGGCCTTCACGCTGGGGGCGTTGGGCGGAGCTCTCGGCTTCACTGTCACCGGGTTGCGTCACCTTCAATACAAGGTCCGGCTGGCGCACCTGAACGCCACGTTCGTGCCCCGCCCCGATGACATCTTCATCTCCACCTATCCCAAGGCGGGCACGACCTGGATGCAGATGATTCTGTACCAGCTGCAGACGCGGGGGCGCGGGGAGTTCGAGCACATCCTCCAGGTCGCGCCCTGGTACGAGCAGCTCGCCCGCGACGGCCGGTGGCGGCACCTGGAGTCACTGCCCGCGCCGCGCCTGTTGAAGACACACCTGCTCTACGAGCAGCTCAGGCCGGCCGCCAACGCCCGCTGTGTCTATATGACGCGCAATGCGCGAGACACACTCATTTCCCTGTATCACCACGTCAGCATGCACAGCCGGGTCAACGTCGACTTCGACCGGGTCTTCGAGCAGTCATTGAGGGGACGGCCCGGTCAGCCGAGCTGGCAGGAACACCTGGCCTCTTGGTGGCCCCACCGCCATGACTCCAACGTGCTGTGGCTGCGCTACGAGGACATGGTGAAGGACCTCGAGGGGGCGCTCCACAAGCTGTCCACCTTCTGCGGCCTCCCCTTCGCCGAGGAGGACAAGCCGGAGATCCTCCGCAAGTGCGGCATCGACTACATGCGCCAGATGAGCGCGCGGTTCGACCCCCGCTTCGCCTTCTATGACCGGGAGCGCCGCAACACGGGCGGCTTCATCCGCAAGGGAGGCGTGGGGGGCGTGGACTCTCACTTCCAGGAGCGGCACCAGCAGCGGCTGGACGCGGAGGTCGCGCGGGTGCGGCGCGAGCTGGGCATCACCGAGGCCGAGCTCTAGCCGACACCCGGCCGGGAACCCGGGCCTGGGGCACCCGGGCCCGCCACCTCTCAGCGCAGGAAGTACTCCGCCTGGCCATACGGCAGGCCGGTGGCGATGCCGTGGTTGCGGCAGTACTCCATGAGCTTGCGGGACTCGACGAGCTGCGGCGAGTTCTCGTGGTAGCCCATCACCATGACGTGGCCCAGCCAGGGCTCCTGGCCCATGGCGTAGATGTAGACCTGCTGGGGCTTGAGCCGCTGGACGATTTCGATGGCTCGCACGGCGTTGGAGCCGTTGAGCCGCCGCGACTGGTCCATCTTGCGCGGCAGCGGGGCCGGCAACAGCGGGCCATACATCCAGCTGAGCGGGCCGCCCTCGGACTCCATGCCCAGCCACATCATGTCGATGTTGCCCACCGCCCGGTGGACGTGGTCGTACAGGTGTGGCTCGAGCGCGTTGGAGTCCGCGGCCATCAGCAGCGACTTGCCCCCCAGTTGGATGAGGTGGGCAATCTTCGCCTGGATGTTCAGGTCGCCGTGCTCGCCGATGAAGGGCAGGCCGATGAGACGTCCGCCCGGCAGCGGCAGGCTCTCCATCTCGCTGAGGGCCACCACGTTGCGGAAGCCGGAGTGTTGCAACATCAGCTTGAGCGAGGGGTCCACCAGCCCGCCGCCGCTGCTGGCCGGCACCACCAGGGTGCCGATGCGGTGGCGCAATTGCAGCAGCGGCTCGAACATCAGGTGGTCGGCGTGGCCGTGGGTGATGAGGACGTAGTCGATGCGCTCGGGCAGGTCCGCGTAGGTGTAGCGCGGCAGGTCCGTGGGGAAGTCGTAGCTGACGACCGGGTCCGTGAGGATGCTGACGTCGCGCGTCTCGATGAGCACGCACGCATGGCCGAAGTAGCGGATGCGCACGCCGTCTCCGTCATAGCGGGGCGCGGGTTTCGGCGGCTGGTCCGTGAAGAAGGTGGAGAACGACTCGTAGTCCTTGGGCTCGACACCCAGCGCCTCGCGGACCGGCTCCACCGGCCCGGGCGTGCGCCGCATGGCGAAGAGCTGGTCGATGGCCTCGTTGCGGTAGGGCGTCTTGACGATGAGGCTGCCGTCGTTCGTGTCCAGCCGGGGCGTGCTGAAGACGTACGGGCGCGCGTCCCCGTGGATGAGCCGCATGGACAGGCTCTGCGAGGACTCGCGGTGGAAGGGGCTGAGGTAGAGCAGCGACTCGAAGAAGCGGGGCGTGGCCCGGTTGTTCAGGTCGTACGTCAGCTCCACGTAGCCGCGCAGCAGGTCCGGCACCCGAGGGTACAGGTCCTCCAGCGAGAAGCCCTCCGCGGTGGCCAGCAGCTTGTCCAAATCCAACATCGCCTGGGCGTACTTGAGCGACAGGGCCTCCTCGCGCAGCGTGCGCTCCAGCAGCTCCTTGACGCCCTCCACCCGGTCCACGCCGTAGTTGAGGTAGGGCCCGCCTCGCAGCGCCGGGCTCTTCAGGGCCGCCACGTGAATGGCGGGGTTGGCCACGAAGGACTCCATGATTTTCACATGGAGGTTGGCCACGAAGAGCGGCGCCGTCATGGGCGACACCAGGTACCACCACGCGTACCACTGGTTGTAGAGCGGCTCGGTGACGACGTTCTGCTTCAGGTACATCGCGTGTTGGGGCATGGGGTTGTCTCTCAGGCGGCGGGGCGCAGCGGGGCGCCGTGCTTCTCGAGTCGGGAGATGGCCTCTCGGGCCTCCTCGCGCAGGGGCTCCTCGGCCACTTCCGCCTGCTCACGCAGCGCGGTGAGGACCTCGTCTCCGGCGTAGAGGATGAGCCCCAGGCGACGGGCGGCCATCACCCGGTATCTCAGCTCACCGCGCCGCAGCTCGGCCAGCAGGTAGTCCTTGTAGAGACCGAGGAAGTGGTTCTCCGCCTCCAGCATCCGGGCGCACAGCCCGCGCAGGTGCTCGCGGTCCTTCGCCTCGGCGGGCACCCGGTAGCCCCAGCGCCTCCGGCAGGCGTAGATCTCCTCGAACAGCGGCGTCCACTCGTCATTGACGAGCTGTCGGTGGGCCTCGATGGCCGAGCTCTTCGAGTGGGTGTAGGCCTCCGCCTTCAGCGCCACCAGCGCCGTGGCCAGCCGGCACGCGAGCGTGACGAGCTCCTTGATGCTGCGGTGCCGGGTGCCGTCCGGCTCCACGTGCTCGCGGTGGTCATAGCCGTAGAGCTCGCCCTGGGCGTCCGGGAAGGAGAACGGATGCCGCAGCGGCTCAT comes from Pyxidicoccus parkwaysis and encodes:
- a CDS encoding MBL fold metallo-hydrolase: MPQHAMYLKQNVVTEPLYNQWYAWWYLVSPMTAPLFVANLHVKIMESFVANPAIHVAALKSPALRGGPYLNYGVDRVEGVKELLERTLREEALSLKYAQAMLDLDKLLATAEGFSLEDLYPRVPDLLRGYVELTYDLNNRATPRFFESLLYLSPFHRESSQSLSMRLIHGDARPYVFSTPRLDTNDGSLIVKTPYRNEAIDQLFAMRRTPGPVEPVREALGVEPKDYESFSTFFTDQPPKPAPRYDGDGVRIRYFGHACVLIETRDVSILTDPVVSYDFPTDLPRYTYADLPERIDYVLITHGHADHLMFEPLLQLRHRIGTLVVPASSGGGLVDPSLKLMLQHSGFRNVVALSEMESLPLPGGRLIGLPFIGEHGDLNIQAKIAHLIQLGGKSLLMAADSNALEPHLYDHVHRAVGNIDMMWLGMESEGGPLSWMYGPLLPAPLPRKMDQSRRLNGSNAVRAIEIVQRLKPQQVYIYAMGQEPWLGHVMVMGYHENSPQLVESRKLMEYCRNHGIATGLPYGQAEYFLR
- a CDS encoding sulfotransferase domain-containing protein, which gives rise to MRPLRRGWAFTLGALGGALGFTVTGLRHLQYKVRLAHLNATFVPRPDDIFISTYPKAGTTWMQMILYQLQTRGRGEFEHILQVAPWYEQLARDGRWRHLESLPAPRLLKTHLLYEQLRPAANARCVYMTRNARDTLISLYHHVSMHSRVNVDFDRVFEQSLRGRPGQPSWQEHLASWWPHRHDSNVLWLRYEDMVKDLEGALHKLSTFCGLPFAEEDKPEILRKCGIDYMRQMSARFDPRFAFYDRERRNTGGFIRKGGVGGVDSHFQERHQQRLDAEVARVRRELGITEAEL